From Phragmites australis chromosome 5, lpPhrAust1.1, whole genome shotgun sequence, a single genomic window includes:
- the LOC133919661 gene encoding pyrophosphate--fructose 6-phosphate 1-phosphotransferase subunit alpha-like encodes MDSDYGVPRELSEVQKKRALYQPELPPCLQGTTVRVEYGDAAIAADPAGAHVISHAFPHTYGQPLAHFLRKTAVVPDATVISEHPTVRVGIVFCGRQSPGGHNVVWGLYEAIKAHNQNSKLIGFLGGSDGLLAQKTLEITDEVLSSYKNQGGYDMLGRTKDQIRTTEQVNGAMASCQALKLDALVIIGGVTSNTDAAQLAETFAEAKCATKVVGVPVTLNGDLKNQFVETTVGFDTICKVNSQLISNVCTDALSAEKYYYFIRLMGRKASHVALECALQSHPNMVILGEEVAASKLTIFDITKQICDAVQARAEKDKNHGVVLIPEGLVESIPELYALLQEIHGLHSKGVSVENISSQLSPWASALFEFLPPFIRKQLLLHPESDDSAQLSQIETEKLLAQLVETEMNRRLKEGTYKGKKFNAICHFFGYQARGALPSKFDCDYAYVLGHVCYHILAAGLNGYMATVTNLKSPANKWRCGAAPISSMMTIKRWLRGPATTQIGKPAVHMASVDLKGKAYEVLRQNSSSFLLEDIYRNPGPLQFEGSGADSKPISLCVEDQDYMGRIKKLKEYLEKVKSIVKPGCSQDVLKAALSAMSSVTETLNIMTSASTGQTVL; translated from the exons ATGGATTCCGATTACGGCGTGCCGCGCGAGCTCTCGGAGGTGCAGAAGAAGCGCGCGCTCTACCAACCCGAGCTGCCCCCCTGCCTCCAG GGCACTACCGTGAGGGTGGAGTATGGTGATGCTGCAATTGCTGCTGATCCAGCAGGTGCTCACGTGATCAGTCACGCGTTCCCCCACACCTATGGGCAGCCCCTTGCGCATTTCCTCAGGAAGACGGCTGTTGTCCCTGATGCTACCGTAATATCAGAGCACCCTACAGTCAG GGTTGGCATTGTCTTCTGTGGAAGGCAGTCCCCAGGAGGCCACAATGTTGTTTGGGGACTCTATGAGGCTATCAAGGCTCACAACCAAAACAGCAAACTCATTGGTTTTCTTG GTGGATCTGATGGTCTGCTTGCACAGAAAACCTTGGAGATCACCGATGAAGTTCTTTCTTCATATAAAAACCAAGGTGGCTACGACATGCTTGGTCGGACAAAGGATCAGATTAGAACAACAGAACAGGTCAATGGTGCAATGGCTAGTTGCCAGGCTTTGAAGTTGGATGCTCTGGTAATCATTGGAG GTGTCACATCCAATACTGATGCTGCTCAACTTGCCGAGACTTTTGCTGAGGCGAAGTGTGCAACAAAG GTTGTAGGTGTTCCTGTAACTTTGAATGGGGACCTTAAGAACCAGTTTGTTGAGACTACTGTTGGCTTTGACACCATATGCAAG GTCAACTCTCAACTTATAAGCAATGTCTGCACTGATGCTCTGTCCGCTGAGAAG TATTACTACTTTATTCGCCTGATGGGACGGAAGGCTTCTCATGTGGCGTTGGAGTGTGCTCTTCAATCACATCCGAACATG GTTATCCTAGGTGAGGAGGTGGCTGCATCCAAACTTACAATCTTTGATATTACAAAGCAGATATGTGACGCAGTTCAGGCAAGGGCTGAGAAAG ACAAGAATCATGGTGTTGTGCTTATTCCTGAGGGCCTTGTGGAGAGTATTCCTGAACTATATGCTCTGCTTCAG GAAATTCATGGCCTCCACAGTAAAGGTGTTTCTGTTGAGAATATCTCTTCTCAACTTTCACCTTGGGCATCTGCACTATTTGAGTTTTTGCCCCCATTTATTAGGAAGCAG CTACTTCTCCATCCTGAATCTGATGACTCAGCTCAACTTTCTCAG ATTGAGACTGAAAAGCTTCTAGCCCAATTAGTTGAGACTGAAATGAACAGACGTTTA AAGGAAGGCACTTACAAAGGAAAGAAATTCAACGCAATCTGTCACTTTTTTGGCTACCAAGCTAGGGGTGCACTGCCTTCAAAGTTCGACTGCGATTATGCCTAT GTTTTGGGGCATGTATGCTACCACATCTTAGCTGCTGGTTTGAACGGTTACATGGCTACTGTGACAAATCTCAAGAGTCCAGCTAACAAGTGGCGATGCGGTGCAGCTCCTATTTCG TCTATGATGACTATTAAGCGATGGTTGCGTGGCCCTGCAACCACTCAAATTGGGAAGCCTGCTGTTCACATGGCTAGCGTCGACTTGAAAGGAAAAGCATATGA GGTGTTGAGGCAGAATTCTTCCAGCTTTTTGTTGGAAGACATCTACAGAAACCCAGGCCCACTCCAATTTGAAGGTTCAGGTGCTGATTCAAAACCTATTTCATTGTGCGTTGAGGATCAAGACTACATGGGCAGGATAAAGAAATTGAAGGAATACCTGGAGAAG GTGAAAAGCATTGTGAAGCCTGGGTGCTCGCAGGATGTTCTTAAAGCGGCGCTGAGTGCTATGTCTTCTGTGACGGAGACACTGAATATCATGACTTCAGCTTCCACTGGCCAGACAGTCCTCTGA